A genomic window from Streptomyces mirabilis includes:
- a CDS encoding SpoIIE family protein phosphatase codes for MENAGPLGNGLGQLPDPVTSATAVVDARGTVTGWSIGAQRLLGYPYQDVVGRPAARLFGRAADAPVDFSALLEGRGGTTPLRHRDGHLTEAELRAYPSLDREGNPQWLIVATPPRRPRTGQKPHPAKDEATAEEAFAQSHLPVMIYDSDLRALRGSAGAIRQLGLTERQMRGRRVTDILPPHICTTVEEGMRRVFKTGEPELFHVHGPPRPGAHGRYWAITVSPVRNPAGEVRHVQVVALDDTEQHRARERLALLNDVSAQVGSTLDVTRTAQEMADVAVGRLADFISIDLLDSLFRGIEPRPLVEGSIGLRRAAQQSVLPGVPESLIQTGDVDYYPDSSPPANCLLTGHSSLHSTLDEAVESWRTADPERAVKVRAFGMHSLMVVPLRARGITLGVAVLVRHQRQDPFNDDDLLLAEEIAARAAVAVDNARRYTLERTTALALQRSLLPQRLAAQEAVEVAHRYLPARSRAGLGGDWFDVIPLSGARVALVVGDVVGHGLHASATMGRLRTAVRTLADVDLPPEELLVHLDDLVTHLRAEESMGTGDPELDNITDVIATCLYLVYDPVARRCTAAGAGHPPPAVVTPDGTAEFVDLPVGPPLGVGGLPFEAVEWEVPRGSLLALYTDGLVEVPEHDLGKGMALLRRRLERPAHSLEALCDDLVQTLLPAQPSDDVALLVARTRTLDSGRVATWDLPADPAAVAGARGEVSRRLAKWGLQEVSFTAELVVSELVTNAIRYGGPPIQLRLIQDTVLICEVSDGSSTAPHMRRARTFDEGGRGLLLVAQFAERWGTRHLPGGKSIWAEIDIQHERT; via the coding sequence ATGGAGAATGCCGGCCCCCTGGGAAACGGCCTCGGTCAGCTTCCGGACCCGGTCACCTCGGCCACGGCGGTCGTCGACGCGCGGGGGACCGTGACGGGGTGGAGTATCGGCGCGCAGCGGTTGCTCGGATACCCGTACCAGGACGTCGTAGGGCGTCCCGCGGCGCGTCTGTTCGGCCGCGCCGCCGACGCCCCGGTGGACTTCTCCGCGCTACTTGAGGGACGCGGCGGGACGACCCCGCTGCGGCACCGCGACGGCCATCTCACGGAAGCCGAGCTGCGGGCGTACCCGTCACTCGACCGTGAGGGCAACCCGCAATGGCTCATCGTGGCCACGCCGCCGCGCCGGCCGCGTACGGGTCAGAAGCCACACCCGGCCAAGGACGAGGCGACGGCGGAGGAAGCCTTCGCCCAGAGCCACCTTCCTGTGATGATCTACGACTCCGATTTGCGGGCCCTGCGGGGCAGCGCCGGCGCGATTCGCCAACTGGGGCTCACGGAGCGGCAGATGCGCGGTCGGCGTGTCACCGACATCCTGCCGCCCCATATCTGCACCACGGTCGAAGAGGGGATGCGCCGGGTGTTCAAGACGGGGGAACCGGAGCTCTTTCACGTACACGGCCCACCCCGGCCCGGAGCCCACGGAAGGTACTGGGCCATCACCGTGTCCCCCGTCAGGAACCCCGCAGGTGAGGTGCGACACGTACAGGTCGTCGCGCTCGACGACACCGAGCAGCACCGGGCCCGGGAACGGCTTGCCCTGCTGAACGACGTCAGCGCACAGGTGGGCAGCACGCTCGACGTGACGCGTACCGCTCAGGAGATGGCCGACGTCGCGGTGGGCCGGCTCGCCGACTTCATCAGTATCGACCTGCTGGACTCGCTGTTCCGCGGTATCGAGCCCAGGCCCCTGGTCGAGGGCTCCATCGGTCTGCGCCGCGCCGCGCAGCAGTCCGTCCTTCCCGGCGTCCCCGAGTCGTTGATCCAGACGGGAGATGTCGACTACTACCCGGATTCCTCGCCGCCCGCCAACTGCCTTCTGACAGGGCATTCCTCGCTGCACAGCACCCTGGACGAAGCCGTCGAGAGCTGGCGGACCGCCGACCCCGAGCGCGCGGTGAAGGTCCGCGCCTTCGGAATGCACTCGCTCATGGTCGTCCCACTGCGCGCCCGCGGCATCACGCTCGGGGTGGCCGTACTCGTCCGCCACCAGCGCCAGGACCCCTTCAACGATGACGATCTGCTTCTCGCGGAGGAGATCGCCGCACGCGCCGCCGTGGCCGTGGACAACGCCCGCCGGTACACCCTGGAGCGGACCACCGCCCTGGCTCTGCAACGAAGTCTGCTTCCGCAGCGGCTCGCCGCCCAGGAGGCCGTGGAGGTGGCGCATCGCTACCTGCCGGCTCGCTCCCGGGCCGGGCTGGGCGGCGACTGGTTCGACGTGATTCCCCTGTCGGGGGCCCGGGTCGCCCTGGTCGTCGGAGACGTGGTCGGCCACGGTCTGCACGCCTCCGCCACCATGGGCCGCCTGCGGACCGCGGTACGCACCCTGGCGGACGTCGACCTGCCTCCCGAGGAGCTCCTCGTCCATCTGGACGACCTGGTCACCCATCTCAGGGCGGAGGAGAGCATGGGCACGGGGGACCCGGAGCTCGACAACATCACCGATGTCATCGCCACCTGTCTGTACCTGGTCTACGACCCGGTCGCGCGCCGCTGCACCGCCGCCGGGGCGGGCCATCCCCCACCCGCCGTGGTCACGCCCGACGGCACGGCGGAGTTCGTCGACCTGCCGGTCGGCCCCCCGCTCGGAGTGGGCGGGCTGCCTTTCGAAGCCGTCGAATGGGAGGTGCCCCGTGGCAGTCTGCTCGCGCTGTACACGGACGGTCTCGTCGAGGTCCCCGAACACGACCTCGGCAAGGGCATGGCCCTGCTGCGCCGGCGCCTGGAGCGGCCCGCTCACTCGCTGGAGGCCCTCTGCGACGACCTGGTCCAGACCCTGCTCCCCGCGCAGCCGTCGGACGACGTCGCCCTGCTCGTCGCCCGCACTCGCACCCTCGACTCGGGCCGGGTCGCCACCTGGGACCTGCCTGCCGACCCGGCCGCCGTGGCGGGCGCGCGCGGCGAGGTCTCCCGTCGCCTGGCGAAGTGGGGACTGCAGGAGGTCTCCTTCACCGCAGAGTTGGTGGTGAGCGAGCTGGTCACCAACGCGATCCGCTACGGCGGCCCTCCCATTCAGCTACGCCTGATCCAGGACACCGTGCTGATCTGCGAGGTCTCCGACGGCAGCAGTACCGCCCCGCACATGCGGCGGGCCCGCACCTTCGACGAGGGCGGGCGCGGGTTGTTGCTCGTGGCCCAGTTCGCCGAGCGTTGGGGCACGCGCCACCTGCCCGGAGGGAAGTCCATCTGGGCGGAGATCGACATCCAGCACGAGCGCACGTAG
- a CDS encoding HdeD family acid-resistance protein → MTESRGPAPRTEPGPRPEEAASPPPADPEELLAGLGRSWTWILGSAITTLVPGVLVLVWPDETLHILAVLIGLYLVVTGGFRFVAVFGREEHGERIPGLLLSILFVLAGVLCLRNPLQTIAALSLIVGVVWLASGMLTAYTAIAMKALPHRGVVFCAAALGIVAGVVVLALPTESARALTRLLGLWLVLLGVIELVLAFAWRAALRRARAADPYGSAQST, encoded by the coding sequence ATGACCGAATCGCGTGGTCCGGCGCCACGTACCGAGCCCGGGCCCAGGCCCGAAGAGGCGGCCTCCCCGCCACCTGCCGACCCCGAGGAACTGCTGGCGGGACTAGGCCGCTCATGGACCTGGATCCTGGGTTCGGCGATCACGACGCTGGTGCCGGGCGTCCTGGTGCTGGTGTGGCCGGACGAGACCCTGCACATCCTGGCGGTACTCATCGGTCTGTATCTGGTCGTGACCGGAGGGTTCCGCTTCGTGGCGGTCTTCGGCCGCGAGGAGCACGGCGAGCGGATTCCCGGGCTCCTGCTCTCGATACTGTTCGTCCTGGCCGGGGTGCTGTGCCTGAGGAACCCGCTGCAGACCATCGCCGCGCTCTCGCTGATCGTCGGCGTCGTCTGGCTCGCGTCCGGCATGCTGACCGCCTACACGGCCATCGCCATGAAGGCCCTCCCGCACCGTGGCGTCGTCTTCTGCGCCGCGGCGCTCGGCATCGTCGCGGGCGTCGTGGTGCTCGCCCTGCCCACCGAGTCCGCCCGCGCCCTGACCCGGCTGCTCGGCCTGTGGCTCGTCCTGCTCGGCGTGATCGAACTCGTCCTCGCCTTCGCCTGGCGGGCCGCACTGCGCCGCGCACGTGCCGCGGACCCGTACGGCTCGGCCCAGTCGACCTGA
- a CDS encoding SpoIIE family protein phosphatase — translation MIIVDDTGTITLVNAQTEALFGYGREELLGRTVDLLVPDRFRTHHSLHRSAYAANRQVRPMGAGLELHGLRKDGTEFPVEISLSPLETTDGLLVSAAVRDVSDRKAAEDRFRGLLEAAPDAMVIVDDTGTIRLVNAQTEALFGYGREELLGRTVDLLVPDRFRTHHTTHRTGYTNNRQVRPMGAGLELHGLRKDGTEFPVEISLSPLETTDGLLVSAAVRDVSDRKAAEERINELAALVESSQDAILAKTLEGHITYWNAAAQRLYGYTRAQVMGRHVSLLAPPDHGPEIDLLMDRLRNGERVEHFETLRVTRHGDLLDVDITLWPTRSPDGEVIGACAIVRDISDRKRAEAELTVLYEQQRHIALTLQRSLMGTPPAIPGLTTASRYRPATQGAGVGGDWFDLVPLGAGRVGILIGDVMGRGLEAAAVMGQLRSAAHALAKTGMQPRQLMQALDAAVTDLDVPDQLVTCCYLVIAADAGAVTICSAGHLPTLVATPGEGARALPAPVNAPLGVGDVLYQQCSAVIPPGATLVLYTDGLIETPGSDIEDQLSQLTSTLSDLFTTAPDLEVAADHVLTTLLPDAEGHNDDVTLLLTRLPDAPLAAVSLDLPAVPDSVPEGRAFLSKALTSWGCTTKADDARLLLSEVLTNAVQHAQGPIGLHVCRTDLDLTVEVGDHSPQLPQPRFAAEDDESGRGLILVRALADDWGVRPTDDGKTTWFTLHL, via the coding sequence ATGATCATCGTGGACGACACCGGGACGATCACACTCGTCAACGCCCAGACGGAAGCGCTCTTCGGCTACGGCCGCGAGGAACTCCTCGGCCGAACGGTGGACTTGCTCGTACCCGACCGCTTCCGAACCCACCACTCACTGCACCGCTCCGCCTACGCCGCAAACCGTCAGGTGCGCCCCATGGGCGCCGGACTCGAACTCCACGGTCTCCGCAAGGACGGCACCGAGTTCCCCGTCGAGATCAGCCTCAGCCCCCTGGAGACCACCGACGGCCTCCTCGTCTCCGCCGCCGTCCGCGACGTCAGCGACCGCAAAGCAGCCGAGGACCGGTTCCGGGGATTGCTGGAGGCGGCGCCGGACGCCATGGTGATCGTGGACGACACCGGAACGATCAGACTCGTCAACGCCCAGACGGAAGCACTCTTCGGCTACGGCCGCGAGGAACTCCTCGGCCGAACAGTGGACTTGCTCGTACCCGACCGCTTCCGAACCCACCACACCACGCACCGGACCGGATACACCAACAACCGCCAGGTGCGCCCCATGGGCGCCGGACTCGAACTCCACGGCCTGCGCAAGGACGGCACCGAGTTCCCCGTCGAGATCAGCCTCAGCCCCCTGGAGACCACCGACGGCCTCCTCGTCTCCGCCGCCGTCCGCGACGTCAGCGACCGCAAGGCAGCCGAGGAACGCATCAACGAGCTGGCCGCCCTCGTCGAGTCCTCCCAGGACGCGATCCTCGCCAAGACCCTCGAGGGGCACATCACCTACTGGAACGCCGCCGCCCAGCGCCTCTACGGGTACACACGCGCCCAGGTCATGGGCCGCCACGTGTCCCTGCTGGCCCCGCCCGACCACGGCCCCGAGATCGACCTCCTGATGGACCGGTTGCGCAACGGGGAGAGGGTCGAGCACTTCGAGACACTGCGGGTCACCCGTCACGGCGACCTCCTCGACGTCGACATCACCCTGTGGCCGACCCGTTCCCCCGACGGCGAGGTCATCGGCGCCTGTGCCATCGTCCGCGACATCAGCGATCGCAAGCGGGCCGAAGCCGAGCTTACCGTCCTGTACGAACAACAGCGGCACATCGCCCTGACCCTGCAGCGCAGTCTGATGGGCACCCCGCCCGCCATCCCAGGGCTCACGACCGCCAGCCGCTACCGGCCCGCCACCCAGGGGGCCGGGGTGGGCGGCGACTGGTTCGACCTGGTCCCGCTGGGCGCCGGCCGCGTCGGCATCCTGATCGGCGACGTGATGGGACGCGGGCTGGAAGCCGCCGCCGTCATGGGCCAGTTGCGTTCCGCCGCACACGCCCTGGCCAAGACCGGTATGCAGCCCCGCCAGCTCATGCAGGCCCTCGACGCGGCCGTCACCGACCTCGACGTCCCGGACCAACTGGTCACCTGCTGCTACCTGGTGATCGCGGCCGACGCGGGTGCGGTGACGATCTGCTCCGCCGGACATCTGCCCACCCTGGTGGCCACCCCGGGCGAGGGCGCCCGTGCGCTGCCCGCGCCTGTCAACGCGCCCCTCGGCGTGGGTGATGTCCTCTACCAGCAGTGCAGCGCGGTCATCCCGCCCGGCGCCACCCTGGTGCTCTACACCGACGGACTGATCGAAACCCCCGGCAGCGACATCGAGGACCAGCTCTCCCAGCTCACCAGCACGCTGAGCGACCTGTTCACCACCGCCCCCGACCTGGAAGTGGCCGCCGACCACGTCCTGACCACCTTGCTGCCCGACGCCGAGGGCCACAACGACGATGTCACCCTGCTGCTGACTCGGCTGCCCGACGCACCGCTCGCCGCCGTCTCCCTCGACCTCCCGGCGGTCCCCGACTCGGTCCCCGAGGGCCGAGCCTTCCTCAGCAAGGCCCTCACCTCGTGGGGCTGCACCACCAAGGCCGACGACGCGCGGCTGCTGCTCTCAGAAGTCCTCACCAACGCCGTTCAGCACGCCCAGGGCCCCATCGGACTGCACGTGTGCCGGACGGACTTGGACCTGACGGTCGAAGTTGGCGACCACAGCCCGCAGTTGCCCCAACCCCGCTTCGCGGCCGAGGACGACGAATCCGGGCGCGGACTGATCCTCGTCCGCGCGCTCGCCGACGACTGGGGCGTACGACCCACCGACGACGGCAAGACCACCTGGTTCACCCTCCACCTGTGA
- a CDS encoding CBS domain-containing protein, which translates to MRHRMVSDLMTTSVVRVREDTGFKDIAKLLAEYDITAIPVVDADDRPVGVVSEADLLRKEAGQLDPAGLLPVLHPRPADRTKQEATTARGLMNSPAITARPQWTVVEAAQVMERHRVKRLPVVDEADRLVGLISRADLLRVFLRGDSAIREEISGDVLVRTLGIAPDSVTVRVVDGRVSLAGSVERKSLIPVAVRMCQGVDGVVDVTEQLSHRTDDTSEGLYAESPRHTQLSP; encoded by the coding sequence ATGCGGCACCGGATGGTGAGCGATCTGATGACCACTTCGGTCGTACGAGTGCGGGAGGACACCGGGTTCAAGGACATCGCCAAACTGCTGGCCGAGTACGACATCACGGCGATACCCGTCGTGGACGCCGACGACCGGCCCGTGGGCGTGGTGTCCGAGGCGGATCTGCTGCGCAAGGAGGCGGGTCAGCTGGACCCCGCAGGACTGCTGCCGGTCCTGCACCCGCGCCCCGCCGACCGGACCAAGCAGGAGGCGACCACCGCCCGAGGGCTCATGAACAGCCCGGCCATCACGGCCCGGCCGCAGTGGACGGTGGTGGAGGCCGCGCAGGTGATGGAGCGCCACCGCGTCAAGCGGCTGCCGGTGGTGGACGAAGCGGACCGGCTGGTCGGGCTGATCAGCCGCGCCGACCTGCTGCGCGTGTTCCTGCGCGGTGACAGTGCCATTCGCGAGGAGATCTCCGGGGACGTGCTGGTCCGCACCCTGGGCATCGCGCCCGACTCGGTGACCGTGCGGGTCGTGGACGGCCGGGTCTCCTTGGCGGGAAGCGTCGAACGGAAATCCCTCATCCCGGTCGCCGTGCGGATGTGCCAAGGCGTGGACGGAGTCGTGGACGTCACCGAACAGCTGAGCCACCGGACGGACGACACCTCCGAAGGCCTGTACGCCGAGTCACCGCGCCACACCCAACTGTCGCCTTGA
- a CDS encoding SHOCT domain-containing protein, whose translation MSTQMYLAYDYPLLSVFWSMLWFFLWIMWFILLFRIIIDIFRDDELGGWAKAGWLLFVILLPFLGVLVYVIARGKNMGRREVNQARAQQEAFDSYIRQAAGTGTSSVDELAKLSEIRARGDITDEEFRRAKELVLSGQGPSSGPSSGSGTAASGQ comes from the coding sequence ATGAGCACACAGATGTACCTCGCCTACGACTACCCGCTGCTGAGCGTCTTCTGGAGCATGCTCTGGTTCTTCCTGTGGATCATGTGGTTCATCCTGCTGTTCCGGATCATCATCGACATCTTCCGTGACGACGAACTGGGTGGTTGGGCCAAGGCCGGCTGGCTCCTGTTCGTCATCCTCCTGCCCTTCCTGGGCGTCCTCGTCTACGTGATCGCCCGCGGCAAGAACATGGGTCGCCGAGAGGTGAATCAGGCCCGCGCGCAGCAGGAGGCCTTCGACTCCTACATCCGGCAGGCGGCCGGCACCGGAACCAGCAGCGTCGACGAACTCGCCAAGCTGTCCGAGATCCGCGCCCGTGGCGATATCACGGACGAGGAGTTCCGCAGGGCGAAGGAACTCGTCCTCAGCGGTCAAGGCCCGTCCAGCGGCCCGTCCAGCGGCTCGGGCACCGCCGCCTCCGGCCAGTGA